A stretch of Porites lutea chromosome 5, jaPorLute2.1, whole genome shotgun sequence DNA encodes these proteins:
- the LOC140936613 gene encoding uncharacterized protein, translating into MTVFTKRNSGRNLQNREEIQRNSQPSPFACSSHISHMLIELAWGCPGLFLRVSVVIGLKIARKKTFRHVRLVTRKGKRSRVRMEETISKDNILISRKKAAQERKLQKKRELDRAYYLQNREKKIAQVKQRRQEKRELPTRPSRTRRELKRDQERDQIKEKRRSIRDSVQAKRALIREHTRERVRKYRERRRQESNVEEILGGGAAFPNRTSRKRATDKVKTTLPASPAKKAAVLESLVSSPRTRKQLEKRGVVTTPEEQREVATLKALASDISCGLDKVKASGSNEKRAAFTAFKSLAFGENIKKSRAKRSLGKLLNLNEKSISKAIKRQESILKGDMPSWLYTKRKVRQDAISEEDAKKVFNYWAHTASRPTGEKKDVLKQRIGKEEYVKHAKHVLEKTQTDAFREFLELHPEVKIRQRKFESLKPFFVKQAKERDRRSCLCRKHVEMQIVFKSCIKYRKELVRKSANIDESFVIKSVTEAAEKTLCPKPEGINYHNIKCLERECTECGVDNIEFLPEETSGEGTVSWSRYEYVSTGKFLTNGQEKKKIALVQKETPPSELFGYFKELLVEYPRHSFMARWQRQQLDSLLDNLPLKHVVCVHDYSEGYACRSQDEIQSEYFDVAKVSLHVTILHRHAVEAIDGVKSTEENPHLVKEHIFVISEDPVQDHDSVHTCQALIAKYLLDISCKVERMHEFSDGCAAQYKSRHCVGDLSCSLADFGFIIQRNYFETSHAKGEQDAAGSHVKQKVSQAVLTRSATINSAKAMHKFLTEKFTQPAASSFTARTNSVQLKRRVFFYVPGKGEGAVIRNRPGRKFKVVKGIRKLHCIKSGSEQEKVLARQRSCYCISCILDDEENCSNKAWLDDWKEVLVSRDGSVATTRQTTQEFGLDQGTASHIADLAVKGSTVAIAAEDDPMYDFYLLKLTSDGVEELDENYTDDYEFTAFRGTQVLKGHFYLRDNIHDMTFTLDENRTAVVYASTVRQICGDIPCKKRGRKYIYKLPLKENEEIIASL; encoded by the coding sequence ATGACCGTGTTCACAAAGCGTAACTCAGGAAGGAATCTACAAAACCGTGAGGAAATTCAGCGCAACTCGCAACCTTCTCCGTTCGCCTGTTCCTCACATATCAGTCACATGCTTATAGAATTAGCTTGGGGGTGTCCCGGTTTGTTTCTCAGGGTTTCTGTCGTCATTGgtttaaaaatagcaagaaagAAAACCTTCAGACACGTGCGATTAGTCACTCGTAAAGGCAAAAGGTCGAGAGTGCGAATGGAAGAAACAATATCAAAGGACAATATTCTAATTTCACGCAAGAAAGCAGCTCAAGAGAGAAAGctgcaaaagaaaagagagCTAGATAGAGCATATTATCTTCAGAATCGCGAGAAAAAGATCGCTCAAGTCAAACAAAGAAGGCAAGAGAAACGAGAGCTTCCCACGCGACCTTCCAGGACTAGACGCGAACTCAAGCGCGACCAGGAGAGAGACCAGATCAAGGAAAAAAGGCGGTCTATCCGAGATTCTGTTCAAGCCAAGAGAGCTTTAATCAGAGAACATACAAGAGAGAGAGTCCGAAAATATCGTGAAAGACGGAGACAGGAGAGCAATGTGGAAGAAATTCTGGGCGGGGGCGCCGCATTTCCGAACAGGACGTCGAGAAAACGCGCGACTGATAAGGTGAAAACTACCCTCCCAGCTTCACCAGCCAAAAAGGCAGCTGTTCTAGAAAGCTTAGTAAGTAGCCCGAGAACAAGAAAACAGCTGGAAAAGAGGGGAGTGGTTACTACACCAGAGGAACAAAGAGAGGTAGCTACGCTCAAAGCATTAGCTTCTGACATTTCCTGCGGACTTGACAAAGTCAAGGCTTCAGGGTCAAACGAAAAGAGAGCAGCATTTACCGCATTTAAATCTTTGGCTTTTGGAGAAAATATTAAGAAGTCAAGAGCGAAAAGATCCTTAGGGAAACTACTTAACCTCAATGAAAAAAGCATTAGTAAAGCCATCAAACGTCAAGAAAGCATTCTCAAAGGTGACATGCCCAGCTGGCTTTATACTAAGAGAAAGGTTCGGCAAGACGCTATATCGGAGGAAGATGCCAAAAAAGTCTTCAACTACTGGGCTCATACGGCAAGTCGTCCTACAGGAGAGAAGAAGGATGTTTTAAAACAACGCATTGGGAAAGAAGAGTATGTGAAACACGCAAAGCATGTGTTGGAAAAAACGCAAACTGATGCTTTTAGAGAATTTCTTGAGCTACACCCAGAAGTGAAGATTCGCCAAAGGAAGTTTGAAAGCTTGAAGCCTTTCTTTGTGAAGCAGGCAAAGGAACGTGATAGGAGGTCTTGCTTATGCAGGAAACACGTGGAAATGCAAATAGTGTTTAAAAGCTGCATAAAATACCGTAAGGAGCTCGTAAGAAAGTCTGCCAATATAGACGAATCATTTGTCATCAAAAGCGTAACAGAGGCTGCAGAAAAAACCCTTTGTCCGAAGCCAGAAGGCATCAACTATCACAACATCAAATGCTTAGAGCGTGAATGCACAGAATGTGGTGTAGACAATATTGAGTTCCTGCCAGAGGAGACTTCAGGAGAGGGAACTGTCAGCTGGTCACGTTATGAGTATGTTTCAACAGGGAAGTTCCTTACTAATGGCcaagagaagaagaagatcGCCCTAGTGCAGAAGGAGACACCACCATCGGAGCTCTTTGGCTATTTCAAGGAGCTCCTTGTTGAATACCCCAGGCACTCCTTCATGGCAAGATGGCAGCGTCAGCAGCTCGACAGTTTGCTGGACAACCTCCCCCTGAAACATGTTGTCTGTGTGCACGACTACTCAGAGGGTTATGCATGCAGATCGCAAGACGAAATTCAGTCTGAGTACTTTGACGTTGCCAAGGTATCTCTACACGTCACCATACTGCACCGCCACGCTGTGGAAGCAATTGATGGTGTGAAGAGCACTGAAGAGAATCCCCACCTTGTTAAAGAGCACATTTTTGTTATCTCAGAGGATCCTGTGCAAGATCACGACAGTGTGCATACATGCCAGGCTCTAATAGCAAAGTATTTGCTTGACATTAGCTGCAAGGTTGAACGGATGCATGAATTTTCAGATGGCTGCGCCGCCCAATACAAGTCCAGGCATTGTGTTGGTGACCTATCCTGCTCTCTTGCTGACTTTGGCTTTATCAttcaaagaaattattttgagACATCGCACGCTAAAGGAGAGCAAGATGCAGCTGGATCGCATGTGAAACAAAAAGTCAGCCAAGCAGTCCTTACCAGATCAGCCACCATCAATAGCGCAAAAGCTATGCACAAGTTTTTAACAGAGAAGTTTACCCAGCCTGCAGCATCAAGCTTCACTGCAAGAACAAACTCTGTTCAACTGAAGCGTCGTGTGTTCTTTTATGTTCCTGGTAAGGGTGAAGGGGCAGTCATCAGAAATAGACCAGGGAGGAAGTTCAAGGTGGTGAAGGGCATCAGGAAGTTGCACTGCATAAAATCTGGCTCAGAGCAAGAGAAAGTGCTTGCAAGACAACGTTCCTGCTACTGCATTAGCTGCATTCTTGACGATGAGGAGAACTGCTCCAACAAAGCATGGCTGGATGATTGGAAGGAGGTCCTTGTCAGCAGAGATGGCTCAGTAGCTACCACTAGGCAGACTACACAAGAATTTGGCCTAGACCAAGGCACAGCCTCTCACATAGCTGATTTAGCAGTCAAGGGGAGCACTGTAGCCATAGCTGCCGAAGATGACCCGATGTATGACTTCTACCTCCTTAAACTCACATCGGATGGGGTGGAGGAGTTAGATGAGAACTACACAGATGATTATGAATTCACTGCATTCAGAGGGACACAAGTGTTAAAAGGACACTTCTATTTGCGAGACAACATCCATGATATGACATTCACTCTAGATGAGAACCGAACTGCAGTTGTCTATGCTTCCACTGTGAGGCAGATATGCGGTGATATCCCATGCAAAAAAAGGGGGCGAAAATATATCTACAAGTTGCCTTTGAAGGAAAATGAGGAGATAATTGCTTCTttatga